From the Leptotrichia sp. oral taxon 221 genome, one window contains:
- a CDS encoding LysR family transcriptional regulator, translating into MDIHHLKIFFEACKEKSFTKAAKKLYISQSAVSIQIKKLESTLGLQLIERNSKNFKLTFAGKELFKMSKDIFEKISRMEKEMNKILQYKKGKISIGATHNIGEPVLPRIMVEFKRNNPEIEFDLYIKNRESLVKHLKEGTVDIALMEEYFIEDKEIKVIETEEYPFVVVAGKEIHDYNELKDMQLLKRDTVLTNKYLDLFEKKVGFNFDNRITINGSIETMKNLIKNGLGFAVLPYYSVYEEIMKGTLKLVHSFDKSEDRFQIVLIRENEDKDGIDKFIKFVKDYKINRELFEKSKKETKEE; encoded by the coding sequence ATGGATATACATCATTTAAAGATATTTTTTGAAGCGTGTAAAGAAAAAAGTTTTACAAAAGCTGCCAAAAAGCTATATATAAGTCAATCAGCGGTTTCTATTCAAATAAAAAAATTGGAATCAACTTTAGGTTTACAATTAATAGAGAGAAATTCTAAAAATTTTAAATTGACATTTGCTGGTAAAGAATTATTTAAGATGTCTAAAGATATTTTTGAAAAGATTTCAAGAATGGAAAAAGAAATGAATAAAATTTTGCAATATAAGAAAGGGAAAATCTCGATTGGAGCGACTCATAATATTGGAGAGCCTGTTTTACCACGAATAATGGTTGAATTTAAAAGAAATAATCCAGAAATTGAATTTGATTTGTATATAAAAAATAGGGAATCGCTTGTAAAACATTTGAAAGAGGGAACAGTTGATATTGCGTTGATGGAAGAGTATTTCATTGAGGATAAGGAAATTAAAGTGATTGAAACGGAAGAATATCCTTTTGTTGTTGTGGCTGGGAAGGAAATTCATGATTACAATGAATTGAAAGATATGCAATTATTGAAAAGGGATACCGTTTTGACGAATAAATATTTAGATTTGTTTGAAAAAAAAGTTGGATTTAATTTTGATAATAGAATAACTATAAATGGAAGTATTGAAACGATGAAAAACTTGATAAAAAATGGTTTGGGATTTGCTGTTTTGCCGTATTATAGTGTTTATGAAGAAATTATGAAAGGGACTTTAAAATTGGTTCATAGTTTTGATAAATCAGAAGACAGATTCCAAATAGTTTTGATTAGAGAAAATGAGGATAAAGACGGAATTGACAAATTTATAAAATTTGTTAAAGATTACAAGATAAATAGGGAATTGTTTGAAAAATCGAAAAAGGAAACAAAGGAGGAATAA
- a CDS encoding patatin family protein has protein sequence MGKNEKIALVLEGGGMRGIFTAGVLDFFLEKNIEVDNLIGVSAGAALGASYVSKQYKRGFNAIADHINKREYASFYNLIKTGDFFEEQYAYHDIPEKYNPFDNKTFKNSKTEFQAVITNCETGKAEYPVVKDAIKEIDILRASASLPFLSRFVKLNGKNYLDGGVADPIPLDYSMKKGNKKNIVVLTRDKNYRKKQSKLGTISAIRYKKYPKFVELMKTRYSRYNATLDHVYDLEKKGEIFVIQPSIPLTLGRIEKNRDKLQEVYNIGYEEAKKQYEKLVEYLEK, from the coding sequence ATGGGAAAAAATGAAAAAATAGCATTGGTTCTTGAAGGTGGAGGAATGAGAGGGATCTTCACTGCGGGGGTTTTGGACTTTTTTTTGGAAAAAAATATTGAAGTGGACAATTTAATTGGAGTATCGGCTGGAGCAGCATTGGGTGCGAGTTATGTTTCAAAACAGTATAAAAGAGGATTTAATGCGATTGCCGATCATATAAATAAGAGAGAATATGCAAGTTTTTATAATTTGATAAAGACTGGGGATTTTTTTGAGGAACAATATGCGTACCATGATATTCCTGAAAAGTATAATCCATTTGATAATAAAACATTTAAAAATAGTAAAACAGAATTTCAAGCGGTTATTACGAACTGTGAAACTGGAAAAGCTGAATATCCTGTAGTTAAAGATGCTATAAAAGAAATTGATATTTTGAGAGCGTCAGCTTCACTTCCATTTTTATCAAGATTCGTTAAATTGAATGGTAAAAATTATTTGGATGGAGGAGTTGCTGATCCTATTCCTTTGGATTATTCAATGAAAAAGGGGAATAAGAAAAATATTGTGGTGTTGACGAGAGATAAAAATTATCGTAAGAAACAGAGTAAATTAGGAACGATTTCTGCGATAAGATATAAGAAATATCCTAAATTTGTGGAACTAATGAAAACGAGATATAGCAGATATAATGCAACTTTGGATCATGTTTATGATTTGGAAAAAAAGGGAGAAATTTTTGTGATTCAGCCTTCAATTCCATTGACATTAGGAAGAATTGAGAAAAATCGTGATAAATTACAGGAAGTTTATAATATTGGATATGAAGAGGCAAAAAAACAATATGAAAAATTGGTAGAATATCTTGAAAAATAG
- the clpB gene encoding ATP-dependent chaperone ClpB, with translation MEQNFTQKSMSAISEAHNFAIRYKHSEIKTEHLLLALINQMDGLIPNILQKMGINPTELTKKLEAKLNSMPKIEGGVGEVRPNAEVNRIIVGAEDYAKKMGDSYISTEHLFLAAFDNNSFLKENGVNKKQFENVLNEVRGGRKIMTDNPESTYEALDKFGKDLVELARKGKLDPIIGRDQEIRRAIQILSRRNKNNPILIGEPGVGKTAIAEGIAQRILKGDVPENLKDKTIFSLDLGALVAGAKYRGEFEERLKAVLEEIENSEGRIILFIDEVHNIVGAGKTEGSMDAGNLLKPMLARGEVKVIGATTIDEYRKYIEKDAALERRFQPVMVNEPTIEDTISILRGLKEKFEIFHGIRITDNAIVTAATMSDRYINDRFLPDKAIDLIDEAAAKVKTEINSMPVELDEITRRLMQLEIEKVALSKETDKASKERLTTLEKEIADLKDEEKELKSQWEREKQEAGKVAKINEEIEKIKLQIEEAQRKNDYNKLAELQYGKLPELEKQKEAEEEKAKDNSSVANKLLKQEIDSEEIAEVVGKWTGIPVAKLLQGEREKILHLAEHMMKRVIGQDDAIKTISDTIIRSRAGLKDPNRPIGSFIFLGPTGVGKTYLTKTLAFNLFDDEDNIVRIDMSEYMDKFSVTRLIGAPPGYVGYEEGGQLTEAVRRKPYSVILFDEIEKAHPDVFNVLLQLLDDGRLTDGKGKIVDFKNTIVIMTSNIGSEIILNDPMVSEPTKEAVLDEMKHRFKPEFLNRIDDIIVFKALGKESVKNIVNLILEGINERLKEQYIKVEFTDKALDYIVDEAYDPAYGARPLKRFVQKDIETNLSKMILGGEVPENSVVKVDSDGKDLIYKVEK, from the coding sequence ATGGAACAAAACTTTACGCAAAAAAGTATGAGTGCCATCTCGGAAGCTCATAACTTTGCGATTAGATATAAACATTCCGAGATAAAAACGGAGCATTTACTTCTTGCTTTGATTAATCAAATGGATGGACTTATTCCTAACATTCTACAAAAGATGGGAATTAATCCTACCGAATTGACTAAAAAGCTTGAGGCAAAATTGAATAGTATGCCGAAAATTGAAGGTGGAGTTGGTGAAGTAAGACCGAACGCTGAAGTTAATAGAATAATTGTCGGTGCTGAAGATTATGCTAAAAAGATGGGTGACAGCTACATTAGTACAGAGCACTTGTTTCTTGCGGCATTTGATAACAACTCTTTCTTGAAGGAAAATGGCGTTAATAAAAAACAATTTGAAAATGTATTAAATGAAGTTAGAGGAGGTAGAAAAATTATGACAGACAACCCTGAAAGTACTTACGAAGCATTAGATAAGTTTGGTAAGGATTTGGTTGAGTTGGCGAGAAAAGGTAAATTGGACCCAATAATTGGTCGTGATCAGGAAATTCGTCGTGCAATCCAAATTTTATCAAGAAGAAATAAAAATAATCCGATTTTAATTGGGGAACCTGGTGTTGGTAAAACTGCTATCGCCGAAGGAATTGCTCAGAGAATCTTGAAAGGAGATGTGCCTGAAAACTTGAAGGATAAAACAATCTTTTCATTGGATTTAGGAGCGTTGGTAGCTGGTGCTAAATATCGTGGGGAATTTGAAGAAAGATTAAAAGCGGTTCTTGAAGAAATTGAAAATAGTGAAGGTAGAATAATTTTATTCATTGATGAAGTTCATAACATCGTTGGAGCTGGGAAAACTGAAGGTTCAATGGATGCTGGAAACCTTTTAAAACCAATGCTTGCTCGTGGTGAAGTAAAAGTAATTGGTGCAACAACAATTGATGAATATAGAAAATATATTGAAAAAGATGCGGCTCTTGAAAGAAGATTCCAACCAGTAATGGTTAATGAGCCAACAATTGAAGATACAATTTCAATTCTTCGTGGATTGAAGGAAAAATTTGAAATCTTCCATGGAATTAGAATAACTGACAATGCGATAGTTACTGCTGCAACAATGAGTGACAGATATATTAATGACAGATTTTTGCCAGATAAAGCGATTGACTTGATTGATGAAGCTGCTGCGAAGGTAAAAACTGAAATTAATTCGATGCCAGTTGAATTGGATGAAATTACAAGAAGATTGATGCAATTGGAAATTGAAAAAGTTGCATTGAGTAAAGAAACTGACAAGGCTTCTAAAGAAAGATTGACTACTCTTGAAAAGGAAATTGCTGATTTGAAGGATGAAGAAAAAGAATTGAAATCACAATGGGAAAGAGAAAAACAAGAAGCTGGAAAAGTTGCTAAAATTAATGAAGAAATTGAAAAAATTAAATTGCAAATTGAAGAAGCTCAAAGAAAAAATGACTATAATAAATTGGCTGAACTTCAATATGGTAAATTGCCAGAATTAGAAAAACAAAAAGAAGCTGAAGAAGAAAAAGCTAAAGATAATTCTTCTGTTGCAAATAAATTATTGAAACAAGAAATTGACAGTGAAGAAATTGCTGAAGTTGTAGGAAAATGGACAGGAATTCCAGTTGCGAAATTGTTGCAAGGGGAAAGAGAAAAAATCTTACACTTGGCTGAACATATGATGAAAAGAGTAATTGGACAAGATGATGCAATCAAAACTATTAGCGATACAATCATTCGTTCTCGTGCTGGATTAAAAGATCCAAACAGACCAATCGGTTCGTTCATATTCTTAGGACCTACTGGTGTTGGTAAAACTTATTTGACTAAGACATTAGCATTTAACTTGTTTGATGATGAAGACAATATTGTAAGAATTGATATGTCGGAATATATGGATAAATTCAGCGTCACTAGATTAATAGGAGCGCCTCCAGGATATGTTGGATACGAAGAAGGTGGACAATTAACAGAAGCTGTTAGAAGAAAACCTTATTCTGTAATCCTATTTGATGAAATTGAAAAAGCACATCCTGATGTATTCAATGTATTGTTACAATTATTAGACGACGGTAGACTTACTGACGGTAAAGGTAAAATCGTTGACTTCAAAAACACAATTGTAATTATGACATCAAACATTGGTAGTGAAATCATCTTGAATGACCCAATGGTAAGCGAACCTACAAAAGAAGCCGTTTTAGATGAAATGAAACATAGATTTAAACCAGAATTCTTAAACAGAATTGACGATATCATTGTGTTTAAAGCATTAGGAAAAGAAAGCGTTAAAAACATTGTTAATCTTATCCTTGAAGGTATTAACGAAAGATTGAAAGAACAATACATCAAAGTTGAATTTACTGATAAAGCGTTGGATTACATCGTAGACGAAGCATACGACCCAGCTTACGGTGCAAGACCATTGAAACGATTTGTGCAAAAGGATATTGAAACTAATTTATCTAAAATGATTTTAGGTGGAGAAGTTCCTGAAAATAGTGTTGTTAAAGTTGATAGTGATGGTAAAGATTTGATTTATAAAGTAGAAAAATAA
- a CDS encoding IS607 family transposase codes for MLSIGKFAKSLGVSIQTLRNWDKEGKLKPTYVTENGYRYYSEDLLNKFRNIKNVNKIKKKNILYARVSTKNQKDELNRQIDNLKQYAYSKGYSFEIITDIGSGINYKKEGLLKMINLVECGEVDRIIVLYKDRLIRFGYDLIEYICKLNDTKIEIVDNSTISKEQELTEDLIQIITVFANKLYGARRKKTINLIKSVKENADR; via the coding sequence ATGTTAAGTATAGGAAAATTTGCAAAATCTTTAGGAGTGAGTATTCAAACTCTAAGAAACTGGGATAAGGAAGGAAAATTAAAACCTACTTATGTTACAGAAAATGGATATAGATACTATTCCGAAGATTTACTAAATAAATTTAGAAATATCAAAAATGTTAATAAAATAAAGAAAAAAAATATATTATATGCAAGAGTGTCTACTAAGAATCAAAAAGATGAATTAAATAGACAAATTGATAATCTAAAGCAATATGCTTATAGTAAAGGATATTCTTTTGAAATAATAACTGATATTGGAAGTGGAATAAATTATAAAAAAGAAGGTCTTTTAAAAATGATAAATTTAGTTGAATGTGGAGAAGTTGACAGAATAATTGTCTTATATAAAGACAGACTTATAAGATTTGGCTATGATTTAATTGAATACATTTGCAAACTTAATGATACTAAAATAGAAATAGTAGATAATTCTACTATTTCTAAGGAACAGGAACTAACAGAAGATTTAATACAAATTATAACTGTTTTTGCAAACAAACTGTATGGAGCAAGAAGAAAAAAAACAATTAATTTGATAAAGAGTGTAAAAGAAAATGCTGATAGGTAA
- a CDS encoding RNA-guided endonuclease TnpB family protein, with translation MLIGKKIRIKTTPELEILFRKCAGVARFSYNLMISLNNSSQKFIKESDVRKYVTQLKKQDNYSWLKEVSANIPKQAIKNCGKAYSDYFKKLRGKPKFKKKFKNDRFYVNYESLKKTNLGFKAEKLGEIRTSEPLPEAKQYYNPYIVYDNKYWYLTFSIETECIKEQLNDFTLGIDLGIKHFVVTSQNEIIPNINKTLTMKKLYKKIKRYQRKLTKCLKNSFNRIKVLKQLRRLFRRQKNIRNNHIHQATSHLVKTKPSKIVVEYLRVSNILKNKRLSKAISESGFYEFRRQLEYKCKLRNIKFMLADTFFPSSKKCSNCGNIKKDLTLKDRTYKCDCCGLEIDRDYNASLNLSKL, from the coding sequence ATGCTGATAGGTAAAAAAATCAGAATAAAAACAACTCCTGAACTAGAAATATTATTTAGAAAATGTGCAGGTGTTGCAAGATTTTCTTACAATCTAATGATTAGTTTAAATAATAGTTCCCAAAAGTTTATTAAGGAAAGTGATGTGCGAAAATATGTAACGCAGTTAAAAAAACAGGACAATTACAGCTGGTTAAAAGAAGTTAGTGCTAATATCCCTAAACAGGCAATAAAAAACTGTGGGAAAGCATACTCCGATTATTTCAAAAAGTTAAGAGGAAAACCTAAATTTAAAAAGAAATTCAAAAATGACCGTTTCTATGTGAATTATGAGAGCTTGAAAAAAACAAATTTAGGATTTAAAGCTGAAAAATTAGGAGAAATAAGAACTAGCGAACCATTACCTGAAGCCAAACAATATTATAATCCATATATTGTATATGACAATAAATATTGGTATCTAACATTTTCTATTGAAACAGAGTGTATAAAAGAGCAATTAAATGATTTTACACTTGGAATTGATTTAGGAATAAAGCATTTTGTAGTAACATCACAAAATGAAATTATACCAAATATAAATAAGACTTTGACAATGAAAAAACTTTACAAGAAAATAAAAAGATACCAAAGAAAACTTACAAAGTGTTTAAAAAATAGTTTTAATAGAATTAAAGTTTTAAAACAGCTTAGGCGATTGTTTAGAAGACAAAAAAATATCAGAAATAATCATATACATCAAGCAACTTCACATTTGGTAAAAACCAAGCCAAGTAAAATAGTTGTTGAGTATTTGAGAGTTTCTAATATACTTAAAAACAAAAGATTATCAAAAGCAATATCTGAAAGTGGATTTTATGAATTTAGAAGACAACTTGAATATAAATGTAAATTAAGAAATATTAAATTTATGTTAGCAGATACATTTTTTCCAAGTAGTAAAAAATGTTCTAACTGTGGAAATATAAAAAAAGATTTAACATTGAAAGATAGAACTTATAAATGCGATTGCTGTGGTCTTGAAATAGATAGAGACTATAATGCAAGTCTTAATTTAAGCAAATTATAA
- a CDS encoding Gfo/Idh/MocA family protein, which yields MKQKVELVIINIIKVYFDFYRLFISAVLGTGIIANEMAQALEKMGKNLYAVANRTHGKAVDLAKKYGVEKVYDKIEDMFSDDETDIIYIATSHNTHIKFMIEALKNGKHVLCEKSISLNSEELEEAVKLAKEKNLILGEAMTIFNMPLYTELLEIVNSGKLGDVKMIQVNFGSYKEYDMTNRFFNRNLAGGALLDIGVYAISITRLFMTSKPNNVLSQVKYAPTGVDEQVGIIMMNKEQQMSTIALTLHSKQPKRVVIACEKAYIEITEYPRADKAKIVYTETGEVQEILSGITANALQYELQNMEESVRTGINKMKLDYTVDVMDIMTKLRKEWGMTYPEEEV from the coding sequence ATGAAACAGAAAGTTGAATTAGTGATAATCAACATAATAAAAGTTTATTTTGATTTTTATAGACTTTTTATATCGGCAGTTTTAGGAACAGGAATAATTGCTAATGAAATGGCACAAGCTCTTGAAAAAATGGGTAAAAATCTTTATGCAGTTGCTAACAGAACTCATGGAAAAGCTGTAGATCTTGCGAAAAAATATGGGGTTGAAAAAGTTTATGATAAAATAGAAGATATGTTTTCTGATGATGAAACTGATATTATCTACATTGCTACATCTCATAATACGCACATAAAGTTTATGATTGAAGCATTGAAAAATGGAAAACATGTATTATGCGAAAAATCAATTTCATTAAATAGCGAAGAATTGGAAGAAGCTGTAAAATTGGCAAAAGAAAAAAATCTTATCTTAGGCGAAGCAATGACAATTTTTAATATGCCACTTTATACTGAACTTTTGGAAATTGTAAATTCTGGAAAACTTGGCGATGTGAAAATGATACAAGTTAATTTTGGAAGTTACAAGGAATATGATATGACAAACAGATTTTTCAATAGAAATCTTGCAGGAGGAGCGTTGCTTGATATAGGTGTTTATGCAATTTCAATTACAAGATTATTCATGACTTCAAAACCTAATAACGTACTTTCTCAAGTGAAATATGCACCAACAGGAGTGGACGAACAAGTAGGTATAATTATGATGAATAAAGAACAACAAATGTCAACAATCGCTCTTACACTTCATTCAAAACAGCCAAAAAGAGTTGTAATCGCTTGTGAAAAAGCATACATTGAAATCACAGAATATCCAAGAGCTGACAAAGCTAAAATCGTTTATACTGAAACAGGTGAAGTTCAAGAAATTCTATCAGGAATAACAGCAAATGCACTTCAATATGAACTTCAAAATATGGAAGAATCTGTAAGAACTGGAATTAATAAAATGAAACTTGATTATACGGTGGATGTTATGGATATTATGACAAAATTGCGTAAAGAGTGGGGAATGACTTATCCTGAAGAGGAAGTGTAA
- a CDS encoding glucose PTS transporter subunit IIA — MGLFDFLKGGNKKEEGKAQEFNGKILAPISGKLLPLSKVPDDVFAQKMIGDGVAIEPNASGTMLSPASGRLEKVFETNHAFSIVTPEGIEIFVHFGMDTVQLEGKGFERLAEEGTVVKAGDPLIKYDYDFLKANAKSIITPVIISNFEEYSDLNGVEEGTAVAGETVVLNIKK; from the coding sequence ATGGGATTATTTGATTTTTTAAAAGGCGGAAATAAAAAAGAAGAAGGAAAAGCTCAAGAATTTAATGGGAAAATTTTAGCACCAATTTCTGGTAAATTATTACCATTATCTAAAGTACCTGATGATGTATTTGCTCAAAAAATGATTGGAGACGGTGTTGCTATCGAACCAAACGCATCAGGAACTATGTTATCACCTGCTTCTGGAAGATTAGAAAAAGTTTTCGAAACAAATCACGCTTTTAGTATTGTAACACCTGAAGGAATTGAAATTTTTGTTCACTTTGGAATGGACACAGTACAATTAGAAGGAAAAGGTTTTGAAAGATTAGCAGAAGAAGGAACAGTAGTTAAAGCTGGAGATCCATTAATCAAATACGATTATGATTTCTTAAAAGCTAACGCTAAATCAATAATTACACCAGTAATTATTTCTAACTTCGAAGAATATTCTGACTTAAATGGAGTAGAAGAAGGAACAGCTGTAGCTGGAGAAACTGTTGTATTAAATATCAAAAAATAA
- a CDS encoding DEAD/DEAH box helicase family protein, translating into MSNKIIFQFDDNLEYQKKAVDSVVELFRGLPKSLDSIYAERIRKTRLTEKDPVRNIDIVRGNKLFQNLKKVQLKNGLFTNEETYKKHEKDFTVEMETGTGKTYVYLRTILELHKEYGFKKFMIVVPSVAIRKGVEKSIEQLRDHFKRLYNVDLSKYSFIYDSNNLGKVNNFVEENNLSICVMNIQAFNKDSNKIRKDDEYAKNLWRDIKFVRPIVFIDEPQKIEGTKKKKSQSLKAIEELEPLFTLRYSATHKNLYNQVYKLDSYEAYKKNLVKKIRVKTINSVISKDFPYIRYTYFTKDCKARIEMFSQVQGESIRFKSFNVENGVSLYELSGGLPQYKDMFIAEQPHKEKSLKIATNYGDFELALGESNKKLESKDIIRIQIRLAIENHFQKQFEILEEGKKIKTLTLFFIDEVKKVRDSEASEGKGEYLEIFDEEYSNFIEKNEKKIEEYKNYFPSYKDANLVREGYFALDKKKNEVEVEYKNEDEPKAKSQEDIDRGIELILEKKDELISFNEPLAFIFSHSALREGWDNPNVFTLCTLKNGSSEIAKKQEIGRGLRLPVDVTGNRCLDRNVNELTVIANDSYENFSRMLQEDFNKNMNKNEVTSDLLLVTLEKAGIPKIKITSELVDEFKKELIEKKVMDSNNVLLKNGEEEIKEIQFSNETLQEHSIQIAENFVKYMVEKGTNRIEIANGDNEPIINKQRSFVSEKEFQNLFEELGTNLSKKAIYKCKIDNEKYIKSSIEKINSYISNFDLKQVVELTEAKGNYDDTGKFNTEKYGNKEIEFSKIEVATKSDFEIANYIMYHTMLPRLAILKIISGLEKEKRKALNIQDVLENVTEILLENLNEMKAEKVFEYEVIDGYVTDTEKIFEVDNKINEEDFENKRRLFQAKKGSRSLNDYYKLDSDGEKEFAEKLENDENVLMFTKLKKGGFVIDTPYGNYSPDWAIIYKNSSENSENNVGIYFIVETKADKEEKDLTSVEKSKIKCGKLHFEAVSKNIKFNWVKSYDDFKRKFEIVQ; encoded by the coding sequence ATGTCAAATAAAATAATATTCCAATTTGATGATAATTTGGAATATCAGAAAAAGGCGGTAGATTCTGTTGTAGAGTTATTTAGAGGATTGCCAAAATCGTTGGATAGCATTTATGCTGAGAGGATAAGAAAAACAAGGCTTACTGAAAAAGATCCTGTGAGAAATATTGATATTGTTAGAGGGAATAAACTTTTTCAGAATTTGAAGAAAGTTCAGTTGAAAAATGGACTTTTTACTAACGAAGAGACTTATAAGAAACATGAAAAAGATTTTACAGTTGAGATGGAAACGGGGACTGGGAAAACTTATGTTTATTTACGTACGATATTGGAGTTGCATAAGGAGTATGGATTTAAGAAATTTATGATTGTAGTTCCGTCTGTGGCGATTCGTAAAGGAGTGGAAAAATCTATTGAACAATTAAGAGATCATTTTAAAAGACTATATAATGTGGATTTGTCTAAATATAGTTTTATTTATGACAGTAATAATTTAGGAAAAGTAAATAATTTTGTGGAAGAGAATAATTTGAGTATTTGTGTTATGAATATTCAGGCGTTTAATAAGGATTCGAATAAAATTCGTAAGGATGATGAATATGCTAAAAATTTATGGAGAGACATAAAATTTGTAAGACCGATCGTGTTTATTGATGAACCACAGAAAATAGAAGGGACTAAAAAGAAAAAATCACAATCATTAAAGGCGATAGAAGAGTTGGAGCCGTTATTTACACTTCGTTATTCGGCTACACATAAAAATTTGTATAATCAGGTGTATAAACTGGATTCTTATGAGGCGTATAAAAAGAATTTGGTAAAAAAGATTCGTGTAAAAACCATAAATAGTGTTATTTCTAAAGATTTTCCGTATATTAGGTATACTTATTTTACGAAAGATTGTAAGGCACGAATAGAGATGTTTTCTCAAGTTCAAGGAGAAAGTATTAGATTTAAGAGTTTTAATGTAGAAAATGGTGTTTCTTTGTATGAATTATCAGGAGGATTGCCACAGTATAAAGATATGTTTATTGCAGAACAACCTCATAAAGAGAAGTCATTGAAAATTGCTACTAATTACGGAGATTTTGAATTAGCATTAGGAGAGAGCAATAAGAAGTTAGAGAGTAAAGATATTATTCGTATTCAGATTCGTCTTGCTATAGAAAATCATTTTCAAAAGCAATTTGAGATTTTGGAAGAAGGCAAGAAAATAAAGACTTTAACATTATTTTTTATTGATGAAGTTAAGAAAGTTAGGGATAGTGAAGCTTCTGAGGGGAAAGGAGAGTATCTGGAAATATTTGATGAGGAGTATTCAAATTTTATAGAAAAAAATGAGAAGAAAATAGAGGAGTACAAAAATTATTTTCCTAGTTATAAGGATGCTAATTTGGTTCGAGAAGGATATTTTGCATTAGATAAGAAGAAAAATGAAGTTGAGGTGGAATATAAAAATGAAGATGAACCAAAGGCAAAATCACAAGAGGATATTGATAGAGGAATAGAACTTATTCTAGAGAAAAAAGATGAATTGATTTCTTTTAATGAGCCATTAGCTTTTATTTTTTCACATTCTGCTCTTAGAGAAGGTTGGGATAATCCAAATGTGTTTACTTTGTGTACATTGAAAAATGGAAGCAGTGAGATTGCTAAAAAACAAGAAATTGGTAGGGGCCTTAGACTTCCTGTAGATGTGACTGGAAATAGATGTCTTGATAGGAATGTAAATGAACTTACTGTTATTGCAAATGATAGTTATGAAAATTTTTCAAGAATGCTTCAAGAAGATTTTAATAAGAATATGAATAAAAATGAAGTTACATCGGATCTTTTACTTGTAACTCTTGAAAAAGCAGGTATTCCTAAAATTAAGATTACTTCGGAACTGGTAGATGAATTTAAGAAAGAATTGATTGAAAAAAAAGTGATGGATTCTAACAATGTGCTTTTGAAAAATGGGGAAGAGGAAATAAAAGAAATACAATTTTCAAATGAAACTTTACAGGAACATTCAATACAAATTGCTGAAAATTTTGTGAAATATATGGTGGAAAAAGGTACAAACCGTATTGAAATAGCAAATGGAGATAATGAGCCGATTATTAATAAGCAAAGAAGTTTTGTTTCTGAAAAGGAATTCCAAAATCTTTTTGAGGAATTAGGAACAAATCTTAGTAAAAAGGCAATTTATAAATGTAAAATTGATAATGAAAAGTATATAAAAAGTAGTATAGAAAAAATAAATAGTTATATAAGTAATTTTGATTTGAAGCAAGTTGTAGAATTGACGGAAGCAAAAGGAAACTACGATGATACAGGTAAATTTAATACTGAGAAATACGGTAATAAAGAAATTGAATTTTCTAAAATTGAAGTGGCTACAAAAAGTGATTTTGAAATAGCAAATTACATAATGTATCACACAATGCTTCCAAGATTAGCGATATTAAAAATAATAAGTGGACTTGAAAAAGAAAAAAGGAAAGCATTGAATATTCAAGATGTATTGGAGAATGTTACTGAAATATTGCTTGAAAACTTAAATGAAATGAAAGCTGAAAAAGTTTTTGAATACGAAGTGATAGATGGATATGTGACAGATACAGAGAAAATCTTTGAAGTGGATAATAAAATAAATGAAGAAGATTTTGAAAATAAAAGAAGATTATTTCAAGCTAAAAAAGGTAGTAGAAGTTTAAATGATTATTATAAACTTGATAGTGATGGAGAAAAGGAATTTGCAGAAAAACTGGAAAATGATGAAAATGTACTTATGTTTACAAAACTAAAAAAAGGTGGCTTTGTAATAGATACTCCATATGGAAACTATTCTCCAGACTGGGCAATCATCTATAAAAATTCTTCAGAAAACAGTGAAAACAATGTTGGAATATATTTTATTGTTGAAACGAAGGCAGATAAGGAAGAAAAAGATTTGACTTCTGTTGAAAAAAGCAAGATAAAATGTGGAAAACTTCATTTTGAAGCTGTTTCAAAAAATATTAAGTTTAACTGGGTTAAAAGTTATGATGATTTTAAAAGAAAATTTGAAATAGTACAATAA